Proteins encoded within one genomic window of Calonectris borealis chromosome 1, bCalBor7.hap1.2, whole genome shotgun sequence:
- the LRRC10 gene encoding leucine-rich repeat-containing protein 10, with the protein MGNSLKAIVAFVPSHECQKHLLEDLEEMPVDKMVDLSGRQLRRLPLHICSFRELVKLYLSDNNLNHLPPELEQLQNLQILALDFNNFKALPLVVCTLKQLCILYLGNNKLCSLPLELRLLQNLKTLWIESNCLQCLPEVVCELSLLKTLHAGSNALRTLPAQLRCLQELRTIWLSGNLLSEFPPVLLDMPFLEVIDVDRNSIRFFPSLAHLPGLKLVIYDHNPCRNAPKVAKGVRRVGRWSEETPEPRKRSGAVIEITLDEKPSPPPATKPEPEAESC; encoded by the coding sequence ATGGGCAACAGTCTGAAAGCCATAGTTGCTTTTGTGCCCTCCCACGAGTGCCAGAAGCACCTCCTGGAAGACCTAGAAGAGATGCCGGTGGATAAAATGGTGGATCTGAGTGGCAGGCAGCTGCGGCGGCTGCCTCTGCACATTTGCTCTTTCAGGGAACTGGTCAAGCTGTACCTGAGCGACAACAACCTGAACCATCTGCCCCCCGAGCTGGAGCAGCTGCAAAACCTGCAGATCCTGGCACTGGACTTCAACAACTTCAAAGCGCTGCCCCTGGTCGTGTGCACGCTGAAGCAGCTGTGCATCCTCTACCTGGGCAACAACAAGCTCTGCAGCCTGCCCCTTGAGCTCCGGCTCCTGCAGAACCTCAAGACCCTCTGGATCGAGTCCAACTGCCTGCAGTGCCTGCCCGAGGTGGTGTGCGAGCTCAGCCTGCTCAAGACCCTGCACGCCGGCTCCAACGCGCTGCGCACGCTCCCCGCCCAGCtgcggtgcctgcaggagctgcGCACCATCTGGCTCTCAGGCAACCTGCTGTCCGAGTTCCCCCCCGTGCTCCTGGATATGCCTTTTCTGGAGGTGATCGACGTGGATCGCAATTCCATCCGGTTCTTCCCCAGCCTGGCTCACCTCCCCGGCCTGAAGCTGGTGATCTACGACCACAACCCCTGCAGGAACGCACCCAAGGTGGCCAAAGGGGTGCGCAGGGTGGGGAGATGGTCAGAGGAGACCCCCGAACCCCGCAAGCGGTCCGGGGCGGTGATAGAAATCACGCTCGATGAGAAACCATCTCCACCTCCTGCCACCAAGCCCGAGCCAGAAGCCGAGTCCTGCTGA